Genomic segment of Vulpes vulpes isolate BD-2025 chromosome 16, VulVul3, whole genome shotgun sequence:
CAGTGGTGGGCTCCTCTTCACTGAAGTTCTCTGGAAATGGAGCAGTGCTCCTGGTGCCCTGCCCAGATTCCCTTGGACTGGCACCACCAGCCTCTGCCTCAGGCTTCAGCTGTGTGTGTCCTTCCTATAGGCCTGGGCCTGCTTCAGAGAAGGAAGTCTGCCCTTGGGCACTGGGGTGGCTTTGCCCAGAAGCTCTGAGACCACAGGAATTTGGGAGCTGACATATCTCAGGGTAGCCACAGGGAAGGACTGAGGGTAGGAAACGAAagcccagctccctgccctgcctctagGAGGGGCTCTCCTGGAGCCCCTGAGGATGAGGCTGGGACTGTGCAgactccctccccaccttccttccccacTCTCTGATGATCCTCTCCTAGAAACACTTTTGAAATAAGTTACTCGCACAGGAATCCTCATTCCAGGGTCTGCTTTTGGAAACCAACCATAAACAGGGGATACCACAGGCTTCTGGAGAGCCCTGAGAATGCTCTGCCTTGCAAGGCAACCTGTGGTCAATTGTAGCAGGAAATTGCAGCTTTCTGCtgcttctggaagcaaggtggtaACCTGACCACCCATCTTCCTGGGACCTGAGGGGGCAGTGTTGGGACATGTTTTGTGTTGGTGTCCTGGGCTCAGAGCACAGGGTGCCGGGAAGGACACATGAGCTTACTGTTGGGTGTCATAGCCAACCCTGTGCACAGAACCTCGTATGGGGAGCTTGTCCAGCCCACCTTTCTGCACATCCCCATTCTTCCCTGCTTCACATTGCTGATCCTGGTGGTGGTCAGGGATGTTCTCCACCTTCCTGGAGCTCATGAAGGAGCTAGTGGCCTCCTGGTTAAGGCCATGAGGGACTGTGGAGTTTTGAGCACGGTGTGGACTTAAACCCTAGCCAGTCAGGTCCAGCTTTTTCTGCTAAACTTTGGACTTGAACAtgactcccctcccccccatggcTACTCCTGGGGAACTGGTTAGCCACAAGACCCTGGTAGTGCAGGGGTTCACTGGGGTGACCTAATGCATGGAGAGCTATCCATTAGCCACTCTTCTGGCTGGGGACTCTATTCCTGCTACTGCCTGAAATCTGTACCCTGTATTTTAGAATCCTTGCTAGCCTGGTCCATGCCCACCACAGGTCCTGGCTCTGCCCATCTGCCTGCTTCTAGAACCTGCAACATGTGTACTGCTTCTTAGAGGGACATCCAGAAGTCTTTCCTCAGAGCACCTCAACACTCTGCGCGGATACTGCATGGGATTGTCATGTGGTTCACGATTTTCATGCTTACCttagaaagcagaatggtggaAGAATGCAAATGGCCTTCTTTGTTCTTGGGTGGACTTGCTACTTTCCTGTATCTTATGATTAAGTGGTGCACCCACTTGCACAAGCTGCACCTtcccaccattctttttttttttaataaattaatttttattggtgttcaatttaccaacatacagaataacacccagtgctcatcccgtcaagtgtccccctcagtgcccgtcacccattcacccccaccccccgccctcctccccttccaccacccctagttcatttcccagagttaggagtctttatgttctgtctcccttcctgatatttcccacacatttcttctcccttcctttatattccctttcactattatttatattccccaaatgaatgagaacatgcaatgtttgtccttctccgattgacttatttcactcagcataataccctccagttccatccacgttgaagcaaatgcccaccattcttttaaaataacacGCTGATCTTTGCACTACTTGTGTAAATGACTCCACACACTTCCTTGAgacaagttttattattttaaactttcatttgctttttatttatttgagagagagcatggagggagagtgagagggaaaagcaaaatccctgctgagcagccaGATATGGGTCTTGACCCCAGgagcatgagatcatgacctgagcctaaggcggccgctcaacctactgagccacccaggggccccttgagACTggttttaatgaaagaaaaagaaaaagaagcagaatatGATTATATGTGTGCCTGAATAATTTGGTGGTCCTGACAATTTTGCTAGGAGCCTCTTTTTAAGAAGCATGAAATGTGATCCTTCCAGAGATGTGGTAGTTAAGATTTTCTTAAAGTGCACGTGGtgcttgtattttgttttatttgggggaCAGGAGGCCAATTTAAGGATTTGTCCCCTTTGTCTCTAAGAAGCCCATCTGAAATATAAGCTGTTTTCTGCCTTCCAGCCTTGAGTTGGCCTCAGAAGTAAACTGTTTCTTGTTTGTCCTGCGCTGCTCATCACTCATACCCACTCTCGCTTTTCTCTTTGGTCTTGAGACCATATCCAACTTGAGACCACCTGAATCAAGCACAGCTCACTAGCACCATCTGTGCCTCATAACCTAGTACTTCCAAGAGCTGGGTCATCCTCTGTGTCTCATTCTTGATGGTTAGGGCTAAACTCTGGTTCTCCCTATACATTCTTCATAGTGTtcacttctcttcctctgcttctcattcactttctttctcttaggTTGATGTTCcacctttatttctctcttttaatgaGTTCTGCATCTGGGCAGTCAGGCTATTGTGAGCTAGTGATGAGATTATGCCATGTGTCTTTTGCATCCTACCATCCCTTCACATGGTCATACCAGGAACCTCACAGCACCGGAGGGAACAAGAGAGGGGTGGAATCACTATCAACTTGAAACTTACAAAATGAGCATGGATGTCTCAAGTAAAAGAGACCGAGGCAAAGAAGACAATGACCCCTGGCCAGAAGTCCTATTTGCAGAAGACAGgggcttttaaatatttagggaGATGATAAAAAGTACTCTGGATTCCTTGTTTTATAGTTCTGCCCTTGAATTTACTACCACATGAGACAGAGTGTAGCAGTCAGGGATCATAATCTTTCTTTACCCTGCATCGCTGTATGGTGCCCAGGTTAGTGCAACTCAATAAAGAGGTGTCTATGCAAATAATCAcatagtataatttaaaatttctaccCAGATTTTGATTTCATCAAACATCTACCCAGGATCTGATTACATTTGGATGAAGTATATTATAGTGGCATAGAATCTATGGATAGTGCAGGAAAGCTCAGGATTGGAGGACGGGTATGGTAGTTTTAAGTATTCTTGATTATGAGGCTCAAATGTCTAAAATCTACGAAGGAGGTCGTGACTGATGGATTCCCCTGTTGTTCTCAGATCTCTGTGCGGAAGGTCAGGGTAGTCCCTGCCATCTTCTCCTGGTAGTCCTTGTCAAATTCTTCATTCTGGGCCACAGTGAAATGGTTCTTCCAgtccccaggcatccctaaaacaaGGCAAAGTCTCAGGAGTTGCCAGAAGAGTACAGGGAAGAGGGAGCACGCATCCTTGGAGCCAACACaagaatggggggaaaaaaggaagtttGCCTCTGAAAAATTATGCAGTAGTGTCATTGAAAGGAATGAATAATGGGGCATGAGACATTACTGAAAAATCTAAGCAGATCATGGGTACTACAGAGTCCAAGCTGGCATTTGAGAATATAAATCTTACCTTTCCTCATAAAAGGGGAAATAGATTGATCCATGAGGGGGGTAGGCAAAGTGGTATAGTTGGCCATCGGATTTTGCTTCATTATATCAAAGGAGGTGTGATAGATGATTTTATTCAGAGTTTCTTCTGGCATTTCTTTCTCCAGGAACTTCAAAATCTTCTTAATTTCCCGCTTTGGATCCTGTATGCAGATCAGTTATACAAAGcaaataattttggattttcAGGATATTCTGTTTGGACCAATAGTATTTGAgaggaaattaaggaatcagttcAAATATATTCAACAACTATCCCTCAGGTGATGACTATGTGCAAGGCACTATACCATCCCAGGTGCTGCCATGACACAAAGTTGAAAGCCATTCCTTCCCTTAGGAGGCTCACCCTGCAACAGGGAGATGGATATAAGCATAACTAACAGCAAAACCTCGCCCAGAAAACATGCTGCTTGCACACAGCGAGTGCCATGAGATTTGTTGAAAAGaacaattgtaaaaaaaaaagaaaagaacaattatgACTCCTGGTAGAGATCAGGAAAGGTTGTATAAAGGACGGAAAAATGTTGCTGGTGAAGCACGGTATGACACTCTCGTATTTGAGGTATAAAAGATGGCAAAAGAGCCTGTGAGTTTGGTAGGAGGCTAGTAAGGGGATGAATACAAAGATCTTAAGTTGAcccagaaatgcaaattcttatgCACTGGTTCTTTCTGTTGAGTTGCAGAAAAGGagctatagctttttttttctttcttttttttttttttttaagatttatttactcatttgagagagacagagtgagagtgaacgagagagcagggggaaggacagagggggagaatcctcaagcagtcgacccactgagtgtggaactagacatggggctcaattccatgacccatgagattatgacctgagctgaaaccaaaagttgaacactcaaccgactgagccacccacgtgccccaaggAGTTACACTTTTGATTAGATTCCTCGGCATTGGCATCATAAGTAGTTTATAATTATAGGACACTGTTCACCTGGGTTATGAGAGTGAATTTGTCATGCTTCTCATACAATGACTTGAAAAGGAGAAATcggtcagcctgggtggctcagcggtttagcgctgcctacagctccgggtgtgatcctggagacccgggatccagtgccatgtcgggctccctgcgtggagcctgcttctccccctgcctgtgtccctgcctctctctctctctctctctctgtgtctctcatgaataaatagataaaatcttaaaaaagaaaagaaaaggagaaatctgTCCTCTGTCCCAATATGTGGGACCAATCCTGCCAACATTTATATGCATTAAACTTCATTTGTGATGTGGGTCTGGGGTGtggagtggggagaaggagactctCCCTGAGTATTCACCGAACACAACTAGGCACTTTACGAATGTGATCTCATAAATCCTTATAGTATTTTGTGAGAAACAAAGTGAGATGatacccatttcacaggtgaagaCACGTGGTTCATGAGTATCAGGATTCATTAGACTATAAAGGCATGTGACATTTCCTGAGGTAGAAGGATCTTCTGGAAGTTGTGAGCTGAAGCAAAGAAGATTGAGAAGAGCAGGAAAGTAGTTAGAGCTTTTGAGTATAAAACTGAGTTGGGAAGAGTGTCATGGAGAGAAAGGACTTGCACTGAAGGTTCTTCTATGGGCAAGTCCACACATCAGGGTCCCATATGTGGTTTGCTTCACTGGAGAACATAGTGGGTCTAATGGAGAATGTGCTGCACTTCACCTCCTTTATGTCCTCATAGAAGAGGTAGAGAATAGGATGCTGGTCTTTCGCATTCCACCATCCCTTCACATGGTCATACCAGGAACCCCACAGCACTGGAGGGAACAAGGAGAAAGGGGGAATCAATATCAACTTGAAACTTACAAAATGAGCATGGATATCTCAAGTAAAAGGGACAAAGAAGACACAGACCCTGGCCAGAAGTCCTATTTGCAGAAGACAaggactttttaatatttaaggagATGATAAAAAGTATCCTGGATTCCTTGGTTTATATTCCTGCCCTTGAATGTACTACCACATGAGATAGTGTGTAGTGGCCAGGgctcatgatttttctttccccGGTATCACTGCATTGTGTCTAGGTTAGTGTTATGCAATACTGTCTCCTTGTGGGCAGATTTTCACTCTGAAAAATCGATAATTACCAGATATTTGGACATCTTTGCTCTCTATAATGGTGACCAGGAGGAAGAGAGGTGCACTGGGTATCTTTTGTTGGCCCTTCACCTTCTTCCACCCCGTGAGGTTGACCTCTAGGGACTATGTCaatgggctcttttttttttttttttttttttattggagttcaatttgccaacatatagcataatacccagtgctcatcctgccaagtgcctgTCAATGGGCTCTTTTGTGCTCAGGCTTCCACCTGGGATTTGCCGGTAGAAGGCACTGAGAGGATTTTGGAGGCAGGAGTGAGAAGGGTGTGTTTATATCCCTGATGCCCTTCCTATTGGCTCACTAGGGGAGAGTGGTGGACTCTCCCCTATTGAAGGCCTCAGCTACTGTTAAGGGACTCTGTCCTTTCTCAGGACGCAATGGCACCCTGTTGGTGCTCACCACAGAATGCTGCACTGTCacttgtttatttccttaaactCTGCCCATAGCTTTCTAAAGAGTCTCTTAGCTAAATTCTCCCCAAATGATCCAGTTTGAATGTGCCATCCACATCCTCCCATGACCTTGATGACCATGATCATTCAACGAAAACCTTTCCTTTTTGATGTCAGTGGTGAACAAGGaaatgtgaagaataaatgaggaaacaTGAACCCATAATTTCCTTTTACTCACATTTTCCAGCTTTGAATGCCTCAATATACTCCTCCCATGTACCAGGGTCAGGTACCAGTCTACACATTCTTGAGAAATGGTAGTAGGATACCAGACAGTCCTTTGCATTTCTAGCCACATAGATAATCTGAAATCAGCCAGCAAGGGGATTGAGACAGacagaaaacaagacaaatactATAGCTCAGTGCACAGGACCACGTTATTAGAAGAATCTTAGATTATCCCATATGAGTAACTGAACATGCATGCATTTTCTATGAGCAGGAGGACCACATCTTTCAGTTTGCTCAGCCAGagttccattgtatatgtatggTCTGAGATAATGATTAGGAGCATGTCCCACCCCCCTCAAAAGTATCCTGGTTTGCATAATAAATACTATAGTCCCCCTAACAATAATATTCCTAGAGGCTAAGGAAGCCACTGTGGTATTTTCCAGTGTATGAAGGATAGGTCCTTCTTGGCTTGCATTAAGCAAGGAGTCTAACTAGGTTATTGCATGGGGGAGCTAAAGTTTAGTCTCCTAGCTGACTAGTCTAGTCTTCTCTACATACAATGAGCTGCAGCCTTACAGATGAATGATTGCTCCTAATTTTCATTTGTGGCAAGATTGTAGGATTTTTGAGGGCAGTGCTAAGTCTCTCTTTGGACCTGCTTGTGATGATTCTTCTCATTGGAAAAGCAGGGAGGTGGTCTGGCTGGGGAGAGCTGACCCCTTGGCTTCTTGTCCTGCAGTTCCCTTTCTCCCATTCACTGCCCAGACTTCCATGCCCACCTGTGCTGCTATGTGCATTCTCAGCAGAGCTGGGGAAGAAGAGCACATAAAGGGTTTCTCAAGCATTTTCCTAAGTCTCACTACTGAACAGAATTTCTGTGTCCAACAGAACCACTCACCCAGTAACATTTTCCTCTCAGGCAATCAACCCAGGCTCTGGCTTTTCTGACTGCCTTTCCACAGACTGCTGCCTTGGAGGCAGGAACTGGgactgtttctctgcctctttttctatTGCTcaatttttctctgatatttatgAGAGCATATAGGGAACCAAAAAATGTGACACAGTTGCACCATCTTGTCataatgtaaatgtatttcttaatgcTTGTGTTGGTTATTGGCTTTTTGTAAGTCTGAGTAATTGTGAAGGGGCAGTCTGGCTAGACAGGGAACATATTCAGTGTGCTCGTGGTGGGAGTGAGATGACCCAGGGTGACCTAACGTCCAATACACCTTCTGCTGATCCATCTGTGTGAGTCCTCTGCAGCAGCTGTAACAAATTCCTACAGgtgtagtggcttaaaaaacaataaGACATTTATTCTCCTATGGTTCTGGGAGCCTAGATTTCACTAGGCTCAGGTCAAGCTGTTGGCAGGGCTAGTCCCCTTTGGTGAGGTTAGGGGAGAATCTCTTCCCTTGCAATTGCTAGCATCTGGAGGCCACCTGCATTCCTCTGATTTTGACTCAAACCCTGGCTTCATTTGTCACATCTACGTCTTCCTTTTATCTTCTTGCCTCCCTTTTGTAAGGATCATTGTGTTGATATTTAGGGTCCAGGATAATCTTCTCATCTCACGATCTTCAGcataatcacatctgcaaagcccATTTTACCATATAGTGTAGCATTCACAGTTTCTGATGATTAGGACATGGATATCTTTAGGGGATGGTTATTTAACTTACCACTGcatcataaaatgaaaatcttgggCTAAACTCTCTAATGTTACTTCCTATTCAATCCACAATTCTGTATAGATAAAAAGAGGTGCTGTCattgagatttttatatttttaagaggcCTGGTTTTACAAAAAGAAGATGCTAGTATGATGACTAACAAGATGTTATTGTGTCTTCTGACATTGAGTCCACAATATCATTTGGTAATAGTATTGCTTCTTGAGCAGCAACagtcacatatgagtgaagttaTGTATCTGTGTGACTAAAGCAGGAAGTTTTCACAAGTCAAGGTGACCTGGGTATAATCTCAGGGAAGCAGATCTAGGAATGGGAtagtggggcccctgggtggcacagtggtgatcccggggtcctggaattgagtcctacttctccctctgcctatgtctctgcctctctctctgtctctcatgaataaataaataaaatcttttttaaaaaagtaatgggATAGCGCTTTGATATGTGGAATCCTATTCAATTGTATTGTACCTTGCTTGGAGATGGGCAAGATGGAGAGCTGGTGACTCAGAGaagtccagaaaaaaagagagtcaaAAACAATCACTTGCACTGTGTATCTGAGCACTGCACAGAGGAGAGAGTATCTTGGCTAACAGACAACTCTTAACGGTTTCAGTGGTAAGGGTTCAgtctgggttttctttctttctttctttctttctttctttctttctttcttttt
This window contains:
- the LOC112929131 gene encoding sulfotransferase 1C1-like — its product is MSLEEMKDPKLVGKYIEPETREVNGILMTKIISDNWDNIWNFQAKSDDLLIASYAKSGTTWTQEIVDMIQNDGDVQKCQRANTFDRHPFIEWALPPPLNSGLDLAKKMPSPRTMKTHLPVQLLPPSFWKENSKIIYVARNAKDCLVSYYHFSRMCRLVPDPGTWEEYIEAFKAGKLLWGSWYDHVKGWWNAKDQHPILYLFYEDIKEDPKREIKKILKFLEKEMPEETLNKIIYHTSFDIMKQNPMANYTTLPTPLMDQSISPFMRKGMPGDWKNHFTVAQNEEFDKDYQEKMAGTTLTFRTEI